Genomic segment of Primulina tabacum isolate GXHZ01 chromosome 11, ASM2559414v2, whole genome shotgun sequence:
TTTTATTGACCTCACAtccaattcaaatattttaatattctccttctttaaaaatattaattacaaacaatttttaaaatttataaaaatattaatcacaaattttttttaaaaaaattatcaattttttaaagttaaataatttttattatatgtttttaaaaaataattataaataaaaatatatataatttattttaatattaattaatcaattaatttttatttaatgattCGGGCTCCCAACAGCTTTGACAAGAGCTCCTTTGGAGATATATCTATAAATCCAATTAAAGCGATGATCATCTCGGATTACTTATGTCGTTCACTGGAAAAATATATGAACCTCGCATGTAAAATAATTATCGACTATCAGGTCGATAATCGACCCTTAAAATATTAGCCTAATAATTTAAATGATTGTTCAAACATAAATTAAATACCCTGTCATTTAATTAACAATAATTGATACATAAAGCCATACAGGTAAAACGAACTTGATAAAGTCATATTATAGTgacattttataaattaataatatttttaaaatattaatttttctcagatgttaaattaaatttttttataaaataataaataatgatttttattcttatataaaTTTAAGGTTCCGTCAATATCAAAAACCAATAATCCTCTAAATTACAAATATAAACAGAACAATGTAGTAAAATATGATtctatgtttttttttcttgaaattaaAATCTAGTTGAATTTTATCTCTAATTTTTCTCGTTACATACAAAAAACTTTGGTGTTACATGCGTTCTCAAACCGAGtttctatatttttataaatatatatttacacGAATTTTCATGGTCTCAATAAAATTTGACGATCTCAACAATATTAATTCATTGATGTTTTACTAGATGTACATCATCTTTCATTCATTTAgcgataaattttttaataagttaaacaatgtttttcagatCGATAAAGAAATATGGGCCGGCTAGCCTTTTATCGTATTTTATACAAAATATTCTTTTGGATCATGTTCTGTAGTGTATTGACTGATCACTTTAATTTGATTTGAATTTCTAAAAGGCCAATTGGCAGGAACATTTATTTAGTTGACGCCATATACCATCTTCTTCCATAAAATTCTTGGCTAAAAGATGGTTGATGCTGCTGCGACAATGGCTTTGGAAACGTTGCGTGACCTATTGATCGAAGAAGTGAAGTTTTATCAGGTGTCGAAGGTCAGGTTGAGGATGTCGGAAGGGAGTTTCAAGCGATGCGCCGTTTCTTGAAGGATGCCGACAAGCGGCGGGATAAATACAACTCTGACATCGTGCGTGGTTGGGTCTTAGAACTTATAGATCTGGCAACAAGGGCTGGGGATGTTCTTGAAAAATATGCTGTTGAAGTTACATCAAAAAGAGGAGCCAAGAACTTGAAAAAAAGGCTCAGAAGATTCACTTGCATTTTGGGTGAGTGTTTGGCTCTTCACAAGATAGGGAAAGAGACTGCAGATATTACGTTTCGCATGGCTGAACTCACCAAAAAATTGGAGTCTATAAGTAGTGGGGAGGGATCGTCAAGTTTCCAGTGCAATGACGATCAACGATTGCTGAGGCAGACATACGGTCGTGGAATTGAAGAGCACTTCGTTGGGATGAAGAATGACATAGATCTTCTTGTATCACGTATGCAAAAGGATGATAGGTCATATCGAGTCATTTCTATATGCGGGATGGGTGGTTTGGGGAAGACGACTCTTGCCAGAAAAATTTACCAACACAAGTTCGATTTTGAAGCTCATGCTTGGGTTTGCATCACGCAGAAACTTCGAGCAAAAGCTATTTTCCAGGAAATATTGAGGCAACTTCTTCCAGGAGAAAACAGTGAACGAGAGGAAGCTGAGTTGGTGAGAGAACTATACGATATACAAAAAGCAAAAAAATGTCTGGTTGTTCTTGACGATATATGGGAAATCGATCATTGGCATATCTTAAAGAATGCATTACCACTAGCAGAATCGAATTCCAAAATCTTGCTCACCACTCGCAATCAAATGATTGCAGACACGGAATTTGTCTACAAACTAGAGTGCTTGACGGAGGATGAAAGCTGGGATCTGCTTCAAAAGATAGCTCTTCCCATCCATGAATCTGAAGGTTAGTTTCATTCCGTTGGTTGATCGATACTTGTAATAAAATACGATAAAAGGCTAGCTGATTCCAGAATGCCAAACTCATGAATTTATCTCTTTTTCCAACATTTTGAATTGATTTCCTATATGCGATAAAAAAAACATGATTAGGAATaataaataacaatttaaatcattaaatttctcttaatcttaaaaaaataactCAAATAAATCTACTATCCTTATAAAAGTGTGAGTTTCCATGGTTGATTTACTTTTTTACCCTTTACAAAATTGTTACATCCCCTTTAAAATATGAGTTTCCCCATTAAATTTTTCTTCCATCATTATCATCATTAAATAAATGTTGACTGGCATTTAGTTTATTGTATTCTTCCTCCCTCCGTCTCCTCCTCTACCTTCCTTTTTACTCTTCTTCTGCCTTTCACTGTTTCCCCATGAAAATTCTACCGATGATGGTCATCCATGGTCCAGGAGAAACATCTATGATGATTGCACCGAAAAAGAACAGAACATCGGATATAAAAATCGACATTTTTCGTCCGAACCTGTCATTGATCCATCCACCTActggaaaaatgaaaaaaaatctcTTCATTTGCGAATATATGACTTGTTTCAGATTACATGTTTCACATTGTCTCCGAACATATTTTCTTTACACAATATAGAAATGGATCACGAATAAAGATAGCAATGAAAGTCGGAATCAATCATTTGACCCACCGAgtttaataataacaataatttcACTGTAACGTTTTActctaataataattattattaatatctaTTATTTAGTTCATGCGTTTCTCTTTCTCATGGTTTCCCTTTTGGTCTCACTGTGATAGAGTCTTCTAATctacgttcaagtttattttttaacattCCTCTTTCCATTTTTGGGACTCTCACCTTCTTCTCTTCTACTTTGGTGGTGGACATGGGAGGTAGAAAGAGAGGCGCAACGTCTGGTTTGGTTTATTGGTACTTCACTCTTACTCCTTACTTTGGTAATTTCTCGTTTTTCTACTTTTTTCTTCATGATGTATTTTATCCTTTTGCTAACGACATGTACTATTTTTTTAGCGGTATTGTCGAAAATCAAGAATCGCGCGGTGCGATTGAACCTAATGTTCTCCGAGGTGTAGTTTtgggggtttttttttttcaaattactGTATCATTTATCATTCCAATACAACATTATTGCATATTTTTAGAAGATAAATAGTATGCTCGTTTTACTGATAAATTACGCTGATCAAGTGTTCGTGCTATCATTAATTTTCTATTCTAAATTTCTTGCTGCAATATCTGatatatattgttattgtttaatttattaattattattatgatcAAGGGAAAATGATAACGAATAATTTTACATTAACATCATCATTACTGTCAAAAGTAATATGTTGAAATTAACACAATAATCGGTTGTTTCTTTACATAacttatataataatatgacGGTAAATGTAATTAATTTCTTGAACGGGTTACTATTTCTTAAATGATATAGTTAAGCAACCTGTTCATTTTTTCATACCTTCTGCATCCTTGTCAGATAATTGGTTTTGTTAACATTACAATTGGATATAAAAAgtcatttttatttatatgcaaTATTTATATGTTATGTTGCAGATTGTGCGAGAAAATTAGAGCAATTGTTTTCACTTTTCAAGACAAGAGTAACtcagttttttttaaatactatAAATTTCTTATAACAAATTATTGATTATTTAATTGTATTTTCCAGGACGAGGGCTGAATTCTGCTTCCTTCCGTGTTGCTTACACCATTAATTGTGAGATACTATttgctttatttatttattttttaaatcattaatGTTGCTATTTGTTAGAGTTTCTGATCGTGTTCTGTAAATTTGGAGATAATTATTTACTTTAGTCATGGTAGTCCTCGTGATAATTTTCGTTCTTCTCTTTCCTTTGATAATGGCATTTAGTTTCCGAGTGCGATTTTGCTCAGTTGCATGTTTTGCCGCTTCTTCTCTCGTGTCCCTTCTGTGCCGCGAAGAAGTTTCATTCAGAGCCTCCATCTTTTTGTTGTGACAATGGTAAAATTAGTTTGTCCAGTTCAGCAGCCCCGATTAATTTGAAGTCTTTATTTACGGATCAGGAATTTTCTGCCACTATTTCATTTCGTCGGAAGATCCGCTTGTATAACAGTATTTTCTCATTTACGTCTTTTGGAGTTAAAATTGATAAACAGCTTGCTGCTTCAAGCCGTGGAATATACACGCTCCGTGTTTCGGGACAAATATTTCATACTTTGCCTCCTCTTATTCCCAACGAAGATGGACCAACATACTTCCAACTTTATTTTTGGGATAACGAAAATGAATTGCATAACAGGATGAATGTCGTCGGTGATGCTGCACTTGATGAAAACACTATGGAAGTGTTGATGGATGTCATGAAGGGTAACCCTTATGTAGAATTGTTGCGAAGATTAAATCAATACCCTTGTATTCAAGACCTTAGATtgcatatttacaaaaatgctCCTGTCGATCAACGTCGTTATAATACACCGACTGCTGACCAGGTGGCCGCTATTTGGGTAGAAGGTAATAATCCAAATATTCCTTATGACAGAGATATAATTGTATGCAGTTGTGATGGTAGGAGTCAtcaaataaaacattattctggATGTTATGACCCACTGCAATATCCATTGTTTTTCCCCAATGGTGAAAATGGTTGGCATCAAAATATTCCGGAAGTTAAGCCTGGTGCACGTGATGATTGTACTGCATCAAATGCGCTGGTTCCAACCAATTTTCCTTCAATTGATGACATCTTATCTCGAGAGAGCAGTGGTGAGTATGCTACTTGACATATTATGTATAAGAT
This window contains:
- the LOC142519516 gene encoding uncharacterized protein LOC142519516 isoform X1; the encoded protein is MGGRKRGATSGLVYWYFTLTPYFGNFSFFYFFLHDVFYPFANDMYYFFSGIVENQESRGAIEPNVLRGRGLNSASFRVAYTINFSECDFAQLHVLPLLLSCPFCAAKKFHSEPPSFCCDNGKISLSSSAAPINLKSLFTDQEFSATISFRRKIRLYNSIFSFTSFGVKIDKQLAASSRGIYTLRVSGQIFHTLPPLIPNEDGPTYFQLYFWDNENELHNRMNVVGDAALDENTMEVLMDVMKGNPYVELLRRLNQYPCIQDLRLHIYKNAPVDQRRYNTPTADQVAAIWVEGNNPNIPYDRDIIVCSCDGRSHQIKHYSGCYDPLQYPLFFPNGENGWHQNIPEVKPGARDDCTASNALVPTNFPSIDDILSRESSGVRGSNNRMVSCREYYSYKLQIRDNDSSILLYGGRLLQQFIVDMYVKLETTRLDYYRLNQAEMRSDVIPRYC
- the LOC142519516 gene encoding uncharacterized protein LOC142519516 isoform X2, whose translation is MGGRKRGATSGLVYCGIVENQESRGAIEPNVLRGRGLNSASFRVAYTINFSECDFAQLHVLPLLLSCPFCAAKKFHSEPPSFCCDNGKISLSSSAAPINLKSLFTDQEFSATISFRRKIRLYNSIFSFTSFGVKIDKQLAASSRGIYTLRVSGQIFHTLPPLIPNEDGPTYFQLYFWDNENELHNRMNVVGDAALDENTMEVLMDVMKGNPYVELLRRLNQYPCIQDLRLHIYKNAPVDQRRYNTPTADQVAAIWVEGNNPNIPYDRDIIVCSCDGRSHQIKHYSGCYDPLQYPLFFPNGENGWHQNIPEVKPGARDDCTASNALVPTNFPSIDDILSRESSGVRGSNNRMVSCREYYSYKLQIRDNDSSILLYGGRLLQQFIVDMYVKLETTRLDYYRLNQAEMRSDVIPRYC